From Varibaculum massiliense, a single genomic window includes:
- the relB gene encoding type II toxin-antitoxin system RelB family antitoxin encodes MAFSIRMSAEEKALATSYANLHSVTLAEAFRQALFEKIEDEFDLAVADEAHREWVEDGKKSYSWDEFKKELDL; translated from the coding sequence ATGGCATTTTCCATTCGGATGAGTGCAGAAGAAAAAGCACTAGCCACCAGCTATGCGAACCTGCATTCCGTTACCTTGGCAGAAGCCTTTCGGCAGGCACTTTTTGAAAAGATCGAGGACGAGTTCGACCTGGCAGTGGCCGATGAGGCTCATCGCGAGTGGGTGGAGGACGGAAAGAAATCGTACTCCTGGGATGAGTTCAAGAAAGAGCTCGACCTGTGA
- a CDS encoding acyl carrier protein, with protein sequence MKNSSLSATPERARRCVGCTEWAEMALDADALAALADFGKNLPGGSEGESGGEDESARTAAPESGAVYEESSASDPDASSENIYPAWENFSGEPAVIASLLEAVVTETGSEQADLQPATELRTQLDFDDLSLYAVVARLEGELGQKRSDTQIAKCETLGQLASLYQSH encoded by the coding sequence ATGAAGAACTCGAGCCTTTCCGCTACGCCGGAGCGGGCGCGCCGGTGCGTTGGCTGCACCGAGTGGGCTGAGATGGCGCTAGATGCTGATGCCCTAGCGGCGCTCGCTGATTTTGGTAAAAACCTGCCTGGTGGCTCGGAGGGCGAAAGCGGGGGAGAGGATGAGTCGGCGCGTACTGCTGCCCCGGAATCCGGGGCGGTTTATGAGGAAAGTAGCGCTAGTGACCCGGATGCCTCCTCGGAAAATATATACCCTGCCTGGGAAAACTTTAGTGGTGAACCAGCGGTTATAGCTTCTCTGCTAGAGGCCGTTGTCACGGAAACTGGCAGTGAACAGGCGGATCTGCAGCCGGCGACGGAGTTGAGGACGCAGTTGGATTTCGATGATCTGTCACTGTATGCGGTAGTGGCACGGCTTGAAGGGGAACTGGGTCAAAAACGCTCCGATACTCAGATCGCCAAATGCGAAACTTTGGGGCAGTTGGCTAGCTTATATCAAAGTCACTAA
- a CDS encoding L-lactate dehydrogenase — protein MSKERANSLYPASMLTRRSKVGIVGAGFVGTALAYACQIKGAAREIALFDINKAKVEAEALDLAHGIQFTPAASISGSDDVEVLRDADVIVITAGPQQKPGQSRLDMVQAMVNIMNSILPKVLKVAPDAIYILVSNPVDIATYMALKMSGLPSHQVFGSGTVLDTSRMRYLISQETGVAVQNVHAYIAGEHGDSEVPLWSSAEIGNVPLSRWGATVNGGIFDDKLKQRISKDVVESAYRIIEGKGVTNFAIGLSVTNIISAVMRDEDRVLTVSSLLDNWNGISGVCMAAPTLVGRSGVGRVLDPPITLNERDALTRSAEKLSEVAKSVGL, from the coding sequence ATGTCCAAAGAACGCGCCAATTCTCTCTACCCTGCGTCGATGCTTACTCGCCGCTCCAAAGTTGGGATTGTAGGTGCCGGATTCGTGGGAACCGCCCTGGCTTATGCCTGCCAGATTAAGGGCGCAGCGCGTGAAATCGCCCTCTTTGATATTAATAAAGCCAAAGTTGAGGCCGAGGCGCTGGATTTGGCTCACGGGATTCAGTTCACCCCCGCGGCTTCCATCTCAGGTTCTGATGATGTTGAGGTATTGCGGGACGCGGATGTAATCGTGATAACCGCTGGTCCCCAGCAAAAACCCGGGCAATCGCGCCTCGATATGGTGCAGGCGATGGTCAACATCATGAACTCGATTTTGCCGAAAGTGTTAAAAGTGGCGCCCGATGCCATCTATATTTTGGTTTCTAACCCGGTAGATATCGCCACCTATATGGCTTTGAAGATGAGCGGACTACCCTCGCACCAGGTATTTGGTTCCGGTACCGTGCTTGATACCTCCCGGATGCGCTATCTAATCTCCCAAGAAACCGGGGTGGCGGTGCAAAACGTGCATGCCTATATCGCCGGGGAGCATGGCGATTCGGAAGTACCCCTGTGGTCTAGTGCCGAGATCGGAAACGTGCCACTTTCCCGCTGGGGAGCCACAGTCAATGGCGGAATTTTTGATGACAAACTGAAACAGCGTATCTCTAAAGATGTAGTCGAATCCGCCTACCGGATAATCGAAGGCAAAGGGGTCACTAACTTTGCAATCGGACTTTCCGTCACCAATATCATTTCTGCAGTTATGCGCGATGAAGACCGGGTACTGACGGTATCTTCGCTGCTTGATAACTGGAATGGGATTTCCGGAGTATGTATGGCAGCTCCCACCCTGGTGGGGCGTTCCGGGGTAGGGCGGGTGCTAGATCCCCCCATCACTCTTAATGAGCGTGATGCCCTCACTCGCAGCGCCGAAAAACTTTCCGAGGTAGCTAAATCGGTAGGCCTCTAG
- a CDS encoding DUF4298 domain-containing protein codes for MEKTQVSAEIIGRVSQMEAALVRLNDAIATVEGALDTYEQMWDDYRALDSYYSGKAWWEDLEADNQGLLPEDLPRGVLSEDALYDALGDAEALRQRLKELAQTER; via the coding sequence ATGGAAAAAACTCAAGTTTCCGCGGAGATAATCGGGCGGGTTTCGCAGATGGAGGCGGCGCTGGTGCGCCTAAATGACGCGATTGCAACTGTTGAGGGCGCGTTGGATACCTATGAGCAGATGTGGGACGATTATCGCGCCTTGGATAGCTACTATTCCGGAAAAGCCTGGTGGGAAGATCTAGAAGCCGACAACCAGGGGCTTTTGCCGGAAGATTTGCCTCGCGGGGTACTTTCCGAGGACGCGCTCTATGACGCCCTCGGCGACGCTGAAGCCCTCCGCCAGCGCCTAAAAGAACTCGCGCAAACCGAGCGGTAA
- a CDS encoding DUF3052 domain-containing protein, with the protein METTRERHESSLSVSEMGFKKEQVIQEFGWDEDVDEDLRQAIMDQIDDDLQDEDFTAMTDGALIWWRDDDGDADDLSDALMDAMGNMDEGGLIWVLSPIASDPGAVDPRLIEEAAKTAGMNPTTSDVVSAHWAGTQIVSRGR; encoded by the coding sequence GTGGAAACCACACGCGAAAGGCATGAAAGTTCCCTATCCGTTTCAGAGATGGGGTTTAAGAAAGAACAAGTCATTCAGGAATTTGGTTGGGACGAGGACGTCGATGAAGATCTTCGCCAAGCCATAATGGATCAAATAGACGATGATCTCCAAGATGAAGATTTCACCGCGATGACCGATGGCGCCCTAATCTGGTGGCGTGACGATGACGGCGATGCTGATGATCTCTCCGATGCGCTGATGGACGCGATGGGCAATATGGATGAAGGGGGATTGATTTGGGTACTCAGCCCAATCGCCTCCGACCCCGGTGCCGTTGACCCGCGTCTAATCGAAGAGGCCGCAAAAACGGCGGGTATGAATCCCACCACCTCTGACGTGGTTTCTGCGCATTGGGCAGGCACCCAAATAGTTTCCCGCGGCCGCTAA
- a CDS encoding type II toxin-antitoxin system RelE family toxin, whose product MKYQFRVTARFKRQFRKLDRYTQRMISNWIDKNLVETTDPRSHGKPLRGNYAGQWRYRIGNYRLICEIEDDYFYIQALAIGHRKEIYR is encoded by the coding sequence GTGAAATACCAGTTCCGGGTAACCGCCAGGTTCAAAAGGCAGTTTCGCAAACTCGATCGCTACACTCAGCGCATGATTAGCAACTGGATTGATAAAAACCTGGTGGAAACCACCGATCCCCGCAGCCACGGAAAACCGCTGCGCGGAAACTATGCGGGGCAGTGGCGATACCGCATCGGAAACTACCGGCTTATCTGCGAAATTGAGGATGATTACTTCTATATTCAAGCCTTAGCTATTGGACATCGCAAAGAAATTTATCGGTAG
- a CDS encoding DUF3145 domain-containing protein, protein MNKDYTRGVLFVHSCPRALSSHVEWAVGAVLDQRVNLEWTEQPAQPGMFRSELSWVGQIGTGAKLASALRGWEHLRFEVTEDASINNNGGRWSYTPDLGIFHAQTDVVGNVVVPEDRVRSALAQGSQEELRRLLDLALGTAWDEELEPFRYAGAGAPVRWLHRVG, encoded by the coding sequence ATGAACAAGGATTACACCCGCGGTGTACTTTTCGTACACTCATGCCCCCGTGCGCTTTCTAGTCACGTGGAATGGGCGGTTGGCGCGGTTCTAGATCAACGCGTCAACCTAGAGTGGACGGAGCAGCCTGCCCAACCGGGAATGTTCCGCTCGGAACTGTCCTGGGTGGGGCAGATTGGTACCGGTGCCAAGCTGGCCTCTGCCTTGCGTGGCTGGGAACATCTGCGTTTCGAGGTTACCGAGGACGCCTCCATAAATAACAATGGAGGACGCTGGTCATATACCCCTGACCTGGGAATCTTTCATGCCCAAACCGATGTGGTGGGCAACGTAGTGGTGCCGGAGGATCGGGTACGCTCTGCACTCGCCCAAGGTAGCCAAGAAGAGTTGCGGCGGCTCCTGGACTTGGCGCTGGGAACCGCCTGGGATGAAGAACTCGAGCCTTTCCGCTACGCCGGAGCGGGCGCGCCGGTGCGTTGGCTGCACCGAGTGGGCTGA
- the hflX gene encoding GTPase HflX: protein MRDRSLNRRKTDSSPGSVPANAPKSSPRYYPDANTPKEGLELLDWGGTALTKQSSHGGDFSRKLREDFQRTNASDLDISEVEYRRVQLEKVFLVGIYDSDRASAQQSLAELAALAQTAGAELVGAALQRRSAPDAATFVGRGKAKQLAEQVATLEADTVIVNAQLQPSQRRGLEDQVKVKVIDRTAVILDIFAQHASSREGKAQVELAQLQYLLPRLRGWGQSMSRQAGGRVSGGAGIGARGPGETKLETDRRRITKRIAKLRREIKQMKKARDTKRESRLSSYLPSVVIVGYTNAGKSSLLNVLVDADVMVQDALFATLDPTVRQAETPDGRAYTLSDTVGFIDELPHELVEAFRSTLEEVEYADVIVHVVDASHHNPVQQVETVHEVLADLPNVSRIPEIIVLNKSDLVDALHLRALQSALASGIPLSTRTGQGLDQLREAIGEALPPPAKPIDYVIPYDQSALVARLHEEGIVDKVEYLENGTHVVGRAGPALAQAILEAAN, encoded by the coding sequence GTGCGTGACCGGAGCTTAAACCGGCGCAAAACTGATTCCTCCCCGGGCAGCGTCCCGGCAAATGCCCCCAAAAGCTCCCCGCGCTACTACCCAGATGCCAACACCCCCAAAGAAGGGTTAGAACTGCTGGATTGGGGCGGTACCGCCCTGACCAAACAAAGCTCCCACGGCGGGGATTTCTCCCGGAAGCTACGCGAAGATTTTCAACGCACAAATGCCTCTGACCTGGATATTTCCGAGGTTGAGTATCGGCGGGTACAGCTAGAAAAAGTTTTCCTAGTCGGCATTTACGATTCGGATCGTGCCAGTGCCCAGCAGTCCCTAGCGGAGCTGGCAGCCCTCGCCCAAACCGCGGGAGCAGAGCTGGTAGGCGCCGCCCTACAGCGGCGCAGCGCCCCGGATGCCGCAACTTTCGTAGGGCGCGGGAAAGCCAAACAGTTAGCCGAACAAGTGGCGACCCTGGAAGCCGATACCGTGATTGTAAATGCGCAGTTGCAACCCTCACAACGCCGCGGTCTAGAGGACCAAGTCAAGGTGAAAGTGATTGACCGCACCGCCGTAATCCTGGATATTTTCGCCCAACACGCCTCCTCCAGGGAAGGCAAAGCGCAAGTCGAATTAGCGCAACTGCAATACTTACTGCCGCGCCTACGGGGCTGGGGACAGTCAATGTCCCGTCAGGCGGGCGGGCGCGTATCCGGGGGTGCTGGTATTGGTGCGCGCGGCCCGGGCGAAACCAAACTGGAAACTGACCGCCGCCGGATTACCAAGCGAATTGCGAAACTGCGCCGGGAAATCAAGCAGATGAAAAAAGCGCGAGACACTAAACGGGAAAGTCGCCTCAGCAGCTACCTGCCTTCGGTGGTAATCGTGGGATACACCAACGCCGGGAAATCCTCCCTGTTAAACGTACTGGTAGATGCGGATGTGATGGTGCAAGACGCCCTATTTGCCACCCTGGATCCCACGGTGCGGCAAGCAGAAACTCCCGATGGACGCGCCTACACTTTGTCCGACACTGTAGGTTTTATTGACGAACTCCCGCACGAACTGGTGGAGGCTTTCCGCTCTACCCTGGAAGAAGTCGAATACGCCGATGTAATCGTGCACGTGGTGGATGCCAGTCACCACAACCCCGTCCAACAGGTAGAAACCGTACATGAAGTGCTAGCGGATCTGCCGAACGTTTCCCGCATCCCCGAGATTATCGTCCTCAATAAATCCGATCTGGTAGATGCCCTGCACCTACGGGCGCTGCAATCGGCACTTGCAAGCGGAATCCCGCTATCTACCCGCACCGGGCAAGGCCTAGACCAGCTACGGGAGGCAATCGGCGAGGCGCTACCTCCTCCCGCTAAACCCATTGACTACGTGATTCCCTACGACCAATCGGCACTGGTAGCGAGGCTACACGAGGAAGGTATCGTAGACAAAGTGGAATACTTAGAAAACGGCACCCACGTGGTAGGACGCGCCGGGCCTGCGCTTGCCCAAGCCATCTTAGAGGCGGCGAATTAG
- a CDS encoding ATP-dependent DNA helicase has translation MENPAASPLVATADRGKGGGGKDAQMARKILSTCISQIGGSERAQQVQMCNLVARSFSLPGSQLVGAGTGTGKSLAYLAAAFQRAIEHGDRVVISTATLALQRQLLTCDIPTVVSACRELGYPPPTVAVLKGWSNYICRWKLAAPEEIEGLFPSYEAAEYSPSNIGKQLQRLRDWAEETDSGDRDELQRGVSLAAWQQVSISPNQCQGKTCRFFTDCFPRDARLKAQDADIIITNHALLSIQALTSAELLPEFDLLIVDEAHELPSRARSQACVSLAGGTIEKVARGVSKHFHLPVTALEKAGKDFTKILEALDEGELNELPKKLETTLTTLQIELSDISGEVTNSADEDEQRVKQRIVLAQIEEALDACEIIAAFDPEKSAAWIAEEKSGSRRLYSGSLDVGGDLYTHLFKGHSCVLTSATMQLGGSFEAIATRLGFRDKNVWQGSDLGSPFNYRKQGILYVAADLPRPGRSGLSEAALERSLELAEAAGGGVLGLFSSYKAAKQAAEYFAKESDLQIFLQGEAPINQLIDDFAASKNSCLFGTLSLWQGVDLPGDKCRLVLIDRIPFPRPNDPYISARTRAAQAQGRSGFAEVSLSHAALLLAQGVGRLIRTHSDRGVVAVLDQRLINARYAGYLLKSIPPFWRTTDCQTVLGALGRLGNPGEGDK, from the coding sequence ATGGAGAATCCCGCAGCCTCCCCGTTAGTAGCCACCGCCGATAGAGGCAAAGGTGGAGGCGGTAAAGACGCCCAGATGGCACGGAAAATCCTCAGTACCTGCATCAGTCAGATTGGCGGAAGTGAACGCGCCCAACAGGTGCAAATGTGCAACCTGGTTGCCCGCTCGTTTTCCCTGCCCGGCAGTCAATTGGTGGGGGCAGGAACCGGTACCGGAAAATCTCTTGCCTACCTGGCAGCGGCCTTCCAAAGGGCAATCGAACATGGGGACAGAGTAGTAATCTCCACTGCCACCTTGGCTCTGCAACGTCAGTTGCTTACCTGTGATATCCCCACAGTCGTGAGTGCCTGCCGCGAACTTGGTTACCCTCCTCCCACGGTGGCGGTATTAAAGGGCTGGTCAAACTATATTTGTCGCTGGAAATTAGCGGCTCCCGAAGAAATCGAGGGATTGTTCCCCAGCTATGAGGCAGCCGAATATTCCCCCAGCAATATCGGTAAACAGCTGCAGCGCCTGCGAGACTGGGCAGAAGAAACCGACAGCGGTGACCGGGATGAACTTCAGCGGGGAGTGTCCTTAGCTGCCTGGCAGCAAGTCTCGATTTCTCCCAACCAATGTCAAGGTAAAACCTGCCGCTTCTTTACCGATTGTTTTCCGCGCGATGCCCGTCTGAAAGCCCAAGACGCCGATATCATCATCACTAACCATGCTTTACTGTCCATCCAGGCGCTGACCAGTGCAGAGCTACTGCCAGAGTTCGACCTCTTGATCGTAGATGAAGCCCACGAACTGCCTTCCCGCGCCCGCTCCCAAGCCTGTGTAAGCCTCGCGGGCGGTACTATAGAAAAAGTAGCGCGGGGAGTGAGCAAACATTTCCACCTTCCAGTTACCGCCCTGGAAAAAGCGGGCAAAGATTTTACGAAAATCCTAGAGGCGCTGGACGAGGGCGAACTGAACGAACTGCCAAAGAAACTAGAAACCACCTTAACCACGCTGCAAATAGAACTCTCCGATATTTCCGGGGAAGTCACCAACAGCGCCGATGAGGATGAACAACGGGTAAAACAGCGCATCGTCCTCGCCCAGATTGAAGAAGCCTTAGATGCGTGCGAGATAATCGCGGCCTTTGACCCGGAAAAATCGGCCGCCTGGATCGCGGAAGAAAAATCCGGAAGCCGCCGCCTGTATAGCGGCTCTTTGGATGTGGGCGGGGATCTTTATACCCACCTATTTAAGGGACATTCCTGCGTACTCACTTCGGCAACTATGCAGCTGGGGGGATCTTTTGAGGCGATTGCGACTCGTTTAGGATTCCGGGACAAGAACGTTTGGCAAGGCAGTGACCTGGGCAGCCCCTTTAACTATCGGAAGCAAGGAATACTGTATGTGGCCGCAGATTTGCCGCGCCCGGGACGCTCCGGCTTGAGCGAAGCCGCTTTGGAAAGAAGCCTAGAGCTAGCCGAGGCTGCCGGCGGCGGAGTTTTGGGGCTGTTTTCTTCCTATAAAGCTGCTAAGCAAGCCGCCGAGTATTTCGCTAAGGAAAGCGACTTGCAGATATTCCTGCAGGGGGAGGCCCCGATAAATCAACTGATAGACGACTTTGCAGCCAGTAAAAACTCTTGCCTGTTTGGTACCCTGTCCCTTTGGCAAGGAGTAGATTTGCCTGGCGACAAATGCCGCCTCGTCCTCATCGATCGTATCCCCTTCCCGCGGCCTAATGACCCCTATATTTCTGCCCGCACCCGGGCGGCCCAGGCTCAAGGGCGCAGCGGATTTGCTGAGGTTTCTCTGTCTCACGCGGCCTTACTTTTAGCGCAGGGAGTCGGTAGATTGATTCGCACCCACTCGGATCGGGGAGTAGTGGCGGTGCTAGACCAGCGTCTAATCAACGCCCGATATGCGGGCTACCTGCTGAAATCAATACCGCCATTTTGGCGAACTACCGACTGTCAAACAGTGCTCGGGGCGCTAGGGCGGTTGGGGAACCCAGGCGAAGGGGACAAGTAG
- the aceE gene encoding pyruvate dehydrogenase (acetyl-transferring), homodimeric type, translating into MSENKASLDSVHQLANALPDPDPQETREWLDSLDDLIKERGPERTRDLLLRMLSAAGEQNVAVPANLNTPFTNTIKPHDEPAFPGDERIERDYRRWMRWNAAVQVTRAQRQGVHVGGHISSYASISTLYEVGFNHFFRGKSHPGGGDHVFFQGHASPGVYARAFLEGRLSEEDMDGFRQELSQAPHGLPSYPHPRHLPEFWEYPTVSMGLGPAEAITQAWFDTYLTNRGIKDCSDQHTWAFLGDGEMDEPESRGMLQLAGQQKLDNLTFVVNCNLQRLDGPVRGNGQIIQELESFFRGAGWNVIKVIWGRGWDRLLAKDHDHALLKVMTECLDGDYQTFKANDGAYVREHFFGRDPRTAKMVEDWTDEEIWDLRRGGHDYRKVYAAYHAAMAHKGQPTVILAHTIKGYVLGETFAGRNSTHQMKKLTLKDLKALRDRLHIPITDEQLEKDPQLPPYYRPPQDHPSLQYMFERREKLGGFLPSRPKERNQMQLSLPEDSVYDVLKGGSGKQKVATTMALVRLMKEFLKDEEFGKRIVPIVPDEARTFGMDSMFPSAKIYNTLGMNYTAVDENLMLHYSEGRDGQILHPGINEAGAAAAFQVAGTSYMSNGEPMIPFYLFYSMFGFQRTGDQFWAAGDQLARGFVIGGTAGRTTLTGEGLQHADGHSPIIAATNPAFVQYDPAYAYELRHIIRDGMQRMYGDGSDGRDQNVMYYLTVYNEAIQQPAEPEGVDVEGILSGMYALTGHYENGGPKVELLASGISVPWALQAQKLLMQDWGVDAAVWSVTSWHELRRDGMESDRHNLIHADEEYRLPYITQRLRNATGPVIATSDYDHLVPDMIRPWVPGRYKVLGASDFGYSDTRAAARRHFLIDAESLVVQALEALNEDGVLQDRSVVSQAVKRYDLLNPNAGSSGEQ; encoded by the coding sequence ATGAGCGAAAATAAGGCATCACTGGATTCTGTACACCAGTTAGCTAACGCCCTACCGGATCCTGATCCCCAAGAAACCCGCGAGTGGCTGGATTCTTTGGATGATTTGATTAAAGAACGCGGTCCGGAGCGTACTCGCGATCTTTTGTTGCGGATGCTTTCAGCGGCGGGCGAGCAAAACGTGGCGGTGCCCGCGAACCTGAACACCCCTTTCACTAATACGATTAAGCCGCATGATGAACCGGCTTTCCCGGGCGATGAACGTATCGAGCGGGACTATCGCCGCTGGATGCGCTGGAATGCGGCGGTGCAGGTTACCCGCGCGCAACGTCAAGGGGTACACGTGGGGGGTCATATTTCTTCCTACGCCTCGATTTCTACTCTTTACGAGGTGGGCTTTAACCATTTCTTCCGAGGCAAGTCGCACCCGGGCGGCGGGGATCACGTGTTTTTCCAAGGACATGCCTCCCCGGGTGTTTATGCGCGCGCTTTCTTAGAGGGGCGGCTCTCTGAGGAAGATATGGATGGTTTCCGCCAGGAACTATCGCAAGCTCCGCATGGGCTGCCTTCTTACCCGCATCCGCGGCACCTGCCGGAGTTTTGGGAATACCCCACGGTTTCGATGGGGCTAGGCCCGGCTGAGGCAATCACGCAAGCCTGGTTCGACACCTACTTAACTAATCGCGGAATTAAAGACTGCTCTGACCAGCACACTTGGGCTTTCCTGGGTGATGGGGAGATGGATGAACCGGAATCGCGGGGGATGCTGCAGCTGGCGGGGCAACAAAAGCTCGACAACCTCACTTTTGTGGTGAACTGTAACCTGCAGCGCCTGGATGGCCCGGTGCGCGGTAACGGACAGATTATTCAGGAACTAGAGTCCTTCTTCCGAGGCGCCGGGTGGAACGTTATCAAGGTGATTTGGGGGCGCGGCTGGGATCGGTTGCTGGCTAAAGATCATGACCATGCGCTGCTGAAAGTTATGACCGAGTGCCTGGATGGTGACTACCAGACTTTCAAAGCTAATGATGGCGCTTATGTGCGCGAACATTTCTTTGGCCGCGATCCTCGCACCGCGAAAATGGTGGAGGATTGGACCGATGAAGAAATTTGGGATTTGCGGCGGGGCGGTCACGATTACCGCAAGGTTTACGCCGCCTATCATGCAGCCATGGCGCATAAGGGACAGCCGACTGTAATCTTGGCGCACACTATTAAGGGGTATGTGCTGGGTGAGACTTTCGCGGGGCGCAACTCTACTCACCAGATGAAGAAGCTGACCTTGAAAGATTTGAAGGCGCTGCGGGACCGGTTGCATATTCCGATTACCGATGAACAGCTGGAGAAAGATCCGCAGCTACCTCCCTATTACCGTCCCCCGCAAGATCATCCTTCGTTGCAATACATGTTTGAGCGGCGGGAGAAGTTGGGGGGATTCTTGCCTTCGCGTCCTAAAGAACGTAATCAGATGCAGCTTTCTTTGCCGGAGGATTCCGTTTATGACGTCCTCAAGGGTGGTTCGGGTAAGCAGAAGGTTGCCACTACGATGGCGCTGGTGCGCCTGATGAAAGAGTTCTTGAAAGACGAAGAGTTTGGCAAGCGAATCGTACCGATTGTGCCCGATGAGGCGCGTACTTTCGGGATGGATTCTATGTTCCCTTCGGCGAAGATCTATAACACCCTGGGTATGAATTACACTGCGGTAGATGAAAATTTGATGCTGCATTATTCGGAGGGGCGGGACGGGCAGATTCTGCACCCCGGGATTAATGAGGCGGGTGCAGCGGCGGCTTTCCAGGTGGCCGGTACCTCCTATATGTCGAACGGGGAACCGATGATTCCCTTCTACCTGTTCTACTCGATGTTTGGTTTCCAGAGGACGGGCGACCAGTTCTGGGCGGCTGGCGATCAGCTCGCGCGGGGCTTCGTGATTGGGGGAACCGCGGGGCGTACTACTTTGACAGGTGAGGGTCTGCAGCACGCCGATGGTCACTCCCCGATTATTGCCGCCACTAACCCGGCATTTGTGCAGTACGATCCGGCTTATGCCTACGAGCTGCGGCATATTATTCGTGACGGTATGCAGCGAATGTATGGGGACGGCTCCGATGGACGTGACCAGAACGTCATGTACTATTTGACGGTCTATAACGAGGCGATTCAGCAGCCGGCAGAACCCGAGGGAGTAGATGTCGAGGGAATCTTAAGCGGCATGTACGCCTTGACCGGTCACTATGAAAATGGAGGACCGAAAGTGGAGCTGCTGGCCTCGGGGATTTCGGTGCCTTGGGCGCTGCAGGCACAAAAACTTTTGATGCAGGATTGGGGGGTTGATGCCGCAGTCTGGTCGGTAACCAGCTGGCATGAGCTGCGCCGGGACGGTATGGAGAGCGATCGCCACAACCTGATTCATGCGGATGAGGAATACCGCCTGCCATACATTACTCAGCGGCTCCGTAATGCTACCGGACCGGTGATCGCGACTTCGGATTATGACCATCTGGTTCCCGATATGATTCGCCCCTGGGTGCCGGGACGCTATAAGGTGCTCGGCGCTTCCGACTTCGGGTATTCCGATACCCGAGCCGCCGCGCGTCGTCACTTCTTGATTGATGCAGAGTCCCTGGTAGTTCAGGCCTTGGAGGCTTTGAATGAGGACGGGGTTCTTCAGGATCGCTCGGTGGTTTCGCAAGCAGTAAAACGCTATGACCTGCTAAATCCAAACGCCGGTTCTTCTGGCGAACAGTAA
- the def gene encoding peptide deformylase, translating to MAFREIRVIGDPILRTPCEPVGEIDEHIKQLVEDLLETVDADGRAGLAANQIGVGLRAFSWNIDGEVDYILNPRLVEVSEDEYQDGDEGCLSVPGLFFPCQRAWYARAEGIDLDGKPKVVEGEELMGRCIQHECDHLDGHLYLDRLDRLTRRKAFKEIREKGL from the coding sequence ATGGCTTTTCGAGAAATCAGAGTAATCGGTGACCCGATTTTGCGTACCCCCTGTGAACCGGTGGGCGAGATCGATGAACATATAAAACAGCTGGTAGAAGACCTGCTGGAAACGGTAGATGCCGACGGGCGGGCCGGTCTCGCCGCCAACCAGATTGGCGTGGGGCTGCGGGCTTTCTCCTGGAATATTGATGGGGAAGTTGACTATATTCTTAATCCTCGGCTGGTAGAAGTTTCTGAAGACGAATACCAAGACGGCGATGAAGGGTGCCTTTCGGTGCCGGGACTGTTCTTCCCCTGTCAGCGCGCCTGGTATGCGCGTGCCGAAGGGATTGACCTGGATGGCAAGCCGAAAGTGGTTGAGGGCGAAGAACTGATGGGGCGTTGCATCCAGCATGAATGTGACCACCTCGATGGGCATCTCTATCTTGATCGCCTGGATCGCTTAACGCGCCGCAAAGCTTTCAAAGAGATTCGCGAAAAAGGTCTGTAG